GTGGGTGCTTCTTTCTTTATTTGATATACAAAATCTTCAAAATTGGTCTCTAAACTAACTTTATCAGTAGCTATAAAATGCTCTTGAAAGCTCGTAATAATACCCGCTTGCGTATTTGTTTTTACATTTTCTGCAATTAATAATGCTTTTGCTGTATTAATCAGAGATGTATATGAATGATAAATACTATCAGAAAATAAATCTTCCTTTAATGCTTCTTCTGAATTGGTTATTTTCTCTTCACTTTCAAATAAAAGTGTTGCGATTAAATCAATTACAACTCCAGCACATTCTCCTACTCCAATTGCTTTTACATAGTTTTCTGAATGTCCCCAATCTATAAAATCACTTGGTACTAAATCACTTGTATCAGATAATTTTTTTAATAAATCGTAGAAGTACGTTTTCCCTTGCCTGTCGTAATATTCTAAAAAAGTTTCTTTTTCTTGTTGATTTTTAGCTACATCATTTAATAAAACTCGTAATGATTCTGGTCCTTTTTTACTTGGAATTTTAACTAATTTATCAGAAAAACGACCTTTTCCATCACCTAATATACCTCCTCCTATTAAAATTTGTAAAGCCGGTGCTTGTAAATTACCTACTTTTATAGACATTCCTTGAAAACCAATGTGCGCCATATTATGCTGCCCACATGCATTCATACATCCACTAATTTTAATAGCTATTTCTTTATTATTTAAATATGCTGGATACTCTTCTTCTAATACTTTTTCTAACTCAACAGCAATTCCCGTACTACTAGAAATACCTAAATTACAAGTATCTGTTCCAGGACACGCCGTAATATCAGCCGTAGAATTATAACCTGCTTTTGCAAAACCTAATTTTTGTAATTCTATATAGAAAAAAGGTATTAATTCTTCTTTAACATGACGAACCAAAATGTTTTGACGTAATGTTAAACGAATTTCGTTTGCTGCATATTTTTTAACTAAATCAGCTAACAACCTTGCTTTTGGAGTGTAAAAATCTCCTAAATGAACTTTAATTCCAATTGCAAATAAACCTTCTTGTTTTTGCTTAATTACATTCGTTTCTTTCCATTTTTCATAAGCTTTTTCATCTTCAATTTTCACTGAAGGTATTGCTATTTCTTGAAAAAGTATAGGCTTCTCAAATTCAGTTGTATCTACTTTAAATGTTTTATTTTCTAGAGCATTAACTTCCTTAGAAACTAATTGTAAAAAAGCTTCAACACCTAATTCTTTAACTAAAAACTTTAATCTTGCTTTTGCTCTTTTTGCACGCTCTCCAAATCGATCAAAAATTCTTAAAACACCTTCAATTGTTGGTATTAAAACATCTTCATCTAAAAAGTCATAAATAACATCTGCATGTCTTGGTTGTGAACCTAAACCACCACCTAATAAAACTTTAAACCCTTTTTTAGTTACTCCGTTTTCAGTCTTTACTTTTGCAATAAATCCTAAATCATGAATAAAACTAATAGCAGTATCATCATCTGTACCTGAAAAAGACATCTTAAATTTACGTCCCATTTCTTGACATATAGGATTTCTTAAAAAGAACTTAAACGTAGCATCTGCATATGGTGAAACATCAAAAGGCTCATTTACATCAATCCCTGCTGTTTCTGATGCTGTAATATTTCTTACTGCATTACCACAAGCTTCTCTTAAAGTAATATCGTCTTTCTCTAATTGCGCCCATAATTCTGGCGTTCTATCTAAACTTACGTGATGTATTTGAATATCTTGTCTTGTCGTAATATGTAATCTTCCACGAGAATATTCATCTGAAACATCTGAAATCCTATGTAATTGTTCGCTAGTAACTTTACCATAAGGTAATTTTATACGAATCATTTGTACTCCAAATTGACGCTGACCGTAAACTCCTCTTGCCAAACGTAAACTTCTAAAACGTTCTTCGTCTATTTTTCCATCTTTAAAAAGTTGGATTTTTCTCTCTAATTCTAGAATATCTTTTTCTACAATTGGGTTTTCTATTTCGGTTCTAAAACTTTGCATTACTATATATCTTAAAGCTCGTAAGCGTTACTTTTTAATTATGTAAGAATTTTTGTTTTGCCAATAATTCTTCTTCTGTTTCTACATGATTGTCATCTGGTACGCAACAATCTACTGGACATACCGCTGCACACTGTGGCTCTTCATGAAACCCTATGCACTCTGTACATTTATCAGGTGCTATAAAATAATATTCGTCAGATACTGCTTCTTGTGTTTCTTCTGCATCTACTTCAATACCATCTTTTAATTTTACATTTCCTGTTAATGAAGTTCCTTCACTATATTTCCAATCTTCAGCCCCTTCATAAATAGCTGTATTTGGGCATTCTGGTTCGCATGCCCCGCAATTGATGCATTCGTCTGTTATTATAATTGCCATACTATTTTGAATTACTTAATAAAGCCAACTCCGGCAGTATTATTTGTTTTAGGGTTGATTAAAATAAAAGTTCCATTTGCTTTATTTTTATCATAAGAATCAAAAAACAATGGTTTACTTAATTTTAAAGTTACATCTCCAATTTCATTTAATGTTAATTGTGATGGGTTTTCTTCTGCCCCTGAAAAATCAGTTTTTATAATAGATGATAATGACATGATTTTTGCTTGCACATCGTTTACTCCATGTTTTACATAATATTTATTGGAAGCTTCTAAAGGATCTTTATCCATCCAACAAATAGTTGCATCTAACTCTTTAGCAACTGTTGGTTGTTCGTTCGTTTTCACTAACATATCACCTCTACTTACATTTACATTATCTTCTAAAGTAATTGTTACTGAACTTCCTCTTTTAGCTTCTAAATACTCTTTATCAAAGAAATGAATACTTTTTATTTTTGATTCTGTTGCTGATGGTAATACTGTTACCGAATCACCTACTGCTAAATCTCCTCCATAAATTTTACCTGCATATCCTCTAAAATCATGATATTTATCTGTTTTAGGTCGTATAACAGTTTGTATAGGAAAGCGTGTTTGAGACTTTTCTTGTAAATCTTCAGAAACTAAACCTTCTAAATGATCTAATAATGTTTCTCCTTTATACCAAGGTGTCTTTTCTGATTTTTTAACAACGTTGTCTCCTTGTAAAGCCGACATAGGTATAAAAGTTAATTTTTGACTTTTATAAGAACTTTTACTTGCTAAATATTCAATTTCATTTTTTATTTGATTAAATTTTTCTTCTGAAAAATCAACCAAATCCATTTTATTAATAGCTATAACTACGTTTTCAACTCTTAATAGTGTATTTATAAAAAAGTGACGGTAAGTTTGCTCAATTACTCCATTACGTGCGTCAATTAATACAATTGATGCTTGTGAGTTTGAAGCTCCTGTAACCATATTTCGTGTATACTCAATATGCCCTGGAGTATCAGCAATAATAAAACTCGTTTTTGGGGTCGAAAAATATATATGAGCTACGTCTATCGTAATACCTTGTTCTCTTTCTGCAACTAAACCATCTGTTGCTAATGAAAAATCTAAATAATCAAAACCTCTTTGCTTACTTTTTTCTTCAATGGCTTCTAGCTTATCATCTGTTAACGAGTTAGTGTCATATAAAATACGTCCGATTAAGGTACTTTTACCATCATCTACACTACCTGCTGTTGCTATTTTTAATACATTCATTTTTTTATGCTTTTGGCTGATAGCTATATTTTACTACTTGCCTATATTTAAATTACTAAAGACTAAAATGCTTTAGTTAAATGGAAAATTCACTTTATTAAATTTTAAAAATACCCTTGCTGCTTACGTTTCTCCATGGCTGCTTCTGATCGTTTATCATCTATACGAGCACCTCTCTCTGATATTGTTGATACTTTAATTTCATCTACTACTGTATTTATGTCAACAGCATTAGAAAGTACAGCTGCTGTACAACTCATGTCTCCAACAGTTCTAAAACGCACCATTCTTTCTTCTACCTCTTCATTTTCATCTCTATAAACAACATCATCTTCTGCTGACCATATTAATCCATCTCGTAAAAAAGTAGCTCTTTTATGTGCAAAGTAAATTGATGGAATTTCAATTTCTTCACTTTTAATGTATGACCAAACATCTAGCTCTGTCCAATTTGAAATAGGAAAAACTCGTACATTTTGCCCTAAATCAATTCTTCCATTTAGCATATCAAACAATTCTGGACGCTGATTTTTTTCATCCCATTGACCAAAGTCATCACGAACAGAAAAAATACGTTCTTTAGCTCTTGCTTTTTCTTCATCTCTACGTGCGCCACCAATACATGCATCAAAACCAAACTCTTCAATTGCATCTAATAATGTTTCGGTTTGTAGCATGTTTCGGCTAGCGTACTTACCTGTTTCTTCTTTTACTCTTCCTTTATCAATATTGTCTTGAACGTTTCTAACAATTAATTCAACACCTAATTCTTTTGCTAAACGATCTCTAAATTCAATAGTTTCAGGAAAATTATGTCCTGTATCTATATGCATTAAAGGAAAAGGGATTTTTGCTGGATAAAATGCTTTTTGAGCAAGTCTTACCAATGTTATACTATCTTTTCCTCCTGAAAATAACAATACTGGTTTTTCAAACTGAGAAACTACTTCTCTAAATATATATATGGCTTCACTTTCTAAAGGGCCTACTTTTATTGTTTTTGTACTCATAATAAAATTATTAAATATGTAAACCACATTCTCTGTTACTCTCTACTTTTGTTGGATCAAAATATTTAAACTCGTTTGGAAGTTTATTATCGCTTAAATACTCATCTAAATCTTTATCTGACCAGTTATAAAAAGGACTTACTTTTAAAATTCCTTCTTTACTAAATGAAATTACACCAATACTATCTCTAAAAGCTGTTTGCCCTTTACGTAAATTAGTAAACCATATTTCTGGTTGATGTTCAGCCATTGCTCTTTTAAAAGGCTCTAACTTTACTTGTTCTGTAAATTTTTCATGATTTTCATCTTCTACAGAAGGAAGCCCCATGGTTATATTACGATGAGCCACGGTTTGTTTTGGTACATATAAACGAACATTCAAACTCAATTTATCAATTAACTCTTCTGCGTGTTTATAAGTCTGAGGGGTATTATAACCTGTATCACACCAAACAACTTTTATTGATGGATTGTCTTTAGTTACTAAATGTAAAAGAGCTACTTCATAAGGTCTAAAATTAGTAGTAATTATTGTTTTTTTGTTTAACTCAAAAACCCATTCTACAATTTCTTTTGGACTTAATTTCTCTAATCCTTTGTTTAACTCTTCAACATTAAATTCGTCTTGTAAACTCATTATTTTCCCCATTTTATTTTGTTCCAAATTCTCTCGTGAAAGAAATACAAAACCATTTTTGTTATCAACTCTATACTTCCTATAGAAAAAGCTAATGCCAGTTCGCCAGTTATTAACCAAGAAATTAAAACTGTATCAATAGTTCCAATTACTCTCCAACTAACCGATTTAACAAAACTTCTCCAAGGATTCTCTGAGTTTTTATCAGATTTGTAATTTTTATTTTCTTCTATTAACTGTTCTAAAATCATTTTTAAATTCTATTCCCTATCGGGTAACTAGGTTTTAAGATTCAACAAATATATATATACATTTCAAATAAAAAAACATTTATTTAAATAATTTACAAAACCCCTAAATTTGTTGAGTATTACACCAGATCGGCAAGTGTATTATTTCGAAGTACTTTTAAAGTATTATCTCTAACTTGTATCATTAATTTGTGAACAGAACATGCATCTTCATCAGGACAGTCACTACATTTTTCATAGTAATTAAGGCTTACACAAGGTAACATTGCTATAGGTCCTTCTAAAGTTCTAATAACATCTGTCATTTTTATTTCTGATGGTTCTTTTAACATATAGTAACCGCCTCCTTTTCCTTTTTTAGCTCCTAAAAATCCTGCTTTTCGTAAGGTAAGTAATATACTTTCTAAAAATTTATGAGAAATATTTTCGCTCTTAGAGATCGTTGC
This genomic stretch from Tenacibaculum sp. Bg11-29 harbors:
- a CDS encoding HEPN domain-containing protein, yielding MQSFRTEIENPIVEKDILELERKIQLFKDGKIDEERFRSLRLARGVYGQRQFGVQMIRIKLPYGKVTSEQLHRISDVSDEYSRGRLHITTRQDIQIHHVSLDRTPELWAQLEKDDITLREACGNAVRNITASETAGIDVNEPFDVSPYADATFKFFLRNPICQEMGRKFKMSFSGTDDDTAISFIHDLGFIAKVKTENGVTKKGFKVLLGGGLGSQPRHADVIYDFLDEDVLIPTIEGVLRIFDRFGERAKRAKARLKFLVKELGVEAFLQLVSKEVNALENKTFKVDTTEFEKPILFQEIAIPSVKIEDEKAYEKWKETNVIKQKQEGLFAIGIKVHLGDFYTPKARLLADLVKKYAANEIRLTLRQNILVRHVKEELIPFFYIELQKLGFAKAGYNSTADITACPGTDTCNLGISSSTGIAVELEKVLEEEYPAYLNNKEIAIKISGCMNACGQHNMAHIGFQGMSIKVGNLQAPALQILIGGGILGDGKGRFSDKLVKIPSKKGPESLRVLLNDVAKNQQEKETFLEYYDRQGKTYFYDLLKKLSDTSDLVPSDFIDWGHSENYVKAIGVGECAGVVIDLIATLLFESEEKITNSEEALKEDLFSDSIYHSYTSLINTAKALLIAENVKTNTQAGIITSFQEHFIATDKVSLETNFEDFVYQIKKEAPTKIFAESYLNDAKAFYKKIDAYRKKAVSNV
- a CDS encoding 4Fe-4S dicluster domain-containing protein, with translation MAIIITDECINCGACEPECPNTAIYEGAEDWKYSEGTSLTGNVKLKDGIEVDAEETQEAVSDEYYFIAPDKCTECIGFHEEPQCAAVCPVDCCVPDDNHVETEEELLAKQKFLHN
- a CDS encoding sulfate adenylyltransferase subunit 1, with protein sequence MNVLKIATAGSVDDGKSTLIGRILYDTNSLTDDKLEAIEEKSKQRGFDYLDFSLATDGLVAEREQGITIDVAHIYFSTPKTSFIIADTPGHIEYTRNMVTGASNSQASIVLIDARNGVIEQTYRHFFINTLLRVENVVIAINKMDLVDFSEEKFNQIKNEIEYLASKSSYKSQKLTFIPMSALQGDNVVKKSEKTPWYKGETLLDHLEGLVSEDLQEKSQTRFPIQTVIRPKTDKYHDFRGYAGKIYGGDLAVGDSVTVLPSATESKIKSIHFFDKEYLEAKRGSSVTITLEDNVNVSRGDMLVKTNEQPTVAKELDATICWMDKDPLEASNKYYVKHGVNDVQAKIMSLSSIIKTDFSGAEENPSQLTLNEIGDVTLKLSKPLFFDSYDKNKANGTFILINPKTNNTAGVGFIK
- the cysD gene encoding sulfate adenylyltransferase subunit CysD, with product MSTKTIKVGPLESEAIYIFREVVSQFEKPVLLFSGGKDSITLVRLAQKAFYPAKIPFPLMHIDTGHNFPETIEFRDRLAKELGVELIVRNVQDNIDKGRVKEETGKYASRNMLQTETLLDAIEEFGFDACIGGARRDEEKARAKERIFSVRDDFGQWDEKNQRPELFDMLNGRIDLGQNVRVFPISNWTELDVWSYIKSEEIEIPSIYFAHKRATFLRDGLIWSAEDDVVYRDENEEVEERMVRFRTVGDMSCTAAVLSNAVDINTVVDEIKVSTISERGARIDDKRSEAAMEKRKQQGYF
- a CDS encoding phosphoadenosine phosphosulfate reductase family protein, producing the protein MSLQDEFNVEELNKGLEKLSPKEIVEWVFELNKKTIITTNFRPYEVALLHLVTKDNPSIKVVWCDTGYNTPQTYKHAEELIDKLSLNVRLYVPKQTVAHRNITMGLPSVEDENHEKFTEQVKLEPFKRAMAEHQPEIWFTNLRKGQTAFRDSIGVISFSKEGILKVSPFYNWSDKDLDEYLSDNKLPNEFKYFDPTKVESNRECGLHI
- a CDS encoding DUF2061 domain-containing protein, with amino-acid sequence MILEQLIEENKNYKSDKNSENPWRSFVKSVSWRVIGTIDTVLISWLITGELALAFSIGSIELITKMVLYFFHERIWNKIKWGK
- a CDS encoding Rrf2 family transcriptional regulator, which produces MLSKKTKYGLKALAFIARQEKGDKVQIATISKSENISHKFLESILLTLRKAGFLGAKKGKGGGYYMLKEPSEIKMTDVIRTLEGPIAMLPCVSLNYYEKCSDCPDEDACSVHKLMIQVRDNTLKVLRNNTLADLV